A single Larimichthys crocea isolate SSNF chromosome VIII, L_crocea_2.0, whole genome shotgun sequence DNA region contains:
- the sec11a gene encoding signal peptidase complex catalytic subunit SEC11A, giving the protein MLSLDFLDDVRRMNKRQLYYQVLNFGMIVSSALMIWKGLMVVTGSESPIVVVLSGSMEPAFHRGDLLFLTNRVEDPIRVGEIVVFRIEGREIPIVHRVLKIHEKENGDIKFLTKGDNNAVDDRGLYKQGQHWLEKKDVVGRARGFVPYIGIVTILMNDYPKFKYAVLFMLGLFVLVHRE; this is encoded by the exons ATGTTATCTTTAGACTTTCTTGACGATGTTCGTCGCATGAACAAGCGGCAG cTCTATTACCAGGTGCTAAACTTTGGTATGATTGTTTCCTCCGCGCTGATGATCTGGAAGGGACTGATGGTTGTCACTGGCAGTGAGAGTCcaattgttgttgttctcaG TGGCAGTATGGAGCCAGCTTTCCACAGAGGAGACCTGCTGTTTCTGACCAACCGGGTAGAGGATCCCATCAGAGTCGGAGAGATTGTCGTCTTCAGGATAGAAGGCAGAGAGATCCCAatagtacacagagtactaaaGATCCACGAAAA GGAAAATGGAGACATTAAGTTCTTGACTAAAGGGGACAACAATGCAGTGGACGACAGAGGATTGTACAAGCAGGGCCAACACTGGCTGGAGAAAAAAGACGTGGTTGGACGAGCTAGGGG GTTTGTGCCATACATTGGAATTGTCACCATTCTCATGAACGATTACCCCAAGTTCAAA tATGCTGTTCTCTTCATGCTGGGTCTCTTTGTGTTGGTCCATCGGGAGTGA
- the nmbb gene encoding neuromedin Bb: MTNRRHLEICALEDSSPLRVEMKGFSLNNVCQCGLFTYLVFFSFISFTAAVSFDLTELRNKVAKIKVNPRGNLWATGHFMGKKSVMDTFLLPPAEGQGTDALEVTVPAEQSSLGELLPEFLRVALQAQVDTQESRSKNQEADLLMKILESYIRSRK; encoded by the exons ATGACCAACAGGAGACACTTGGAAATTTGCGCCCTGGAGGACAGCTCGCCTCTCCGCGTTGAGATGAAAGGGTTTTCACTGAACAATGTTTGCCAGTGTGGCTTATTTACTTATCTTGTCTTCTTTTCGTTCATATCTTTTACCGCTGCAGTCAGTTTCGACCTGACTGAGCTTAGGAATAAAGTTGCAAAAATCAAGGTGAACCCAAGAGGCAATCTTTGGGCTACAG GACATTTCATGGGTAAGAAGAGCGTGATGGATACCTTCCTGCTGCCTCCGGCTGAAGGGCAGGGCACCGATGCGCTGGAAGTCACCGTGCCTGCGGAACAGAGCTCTCTCGGGGAGCTTCTCCCAGAGTTCCTGCGGGTGGCGTTGCAAGCGCAGGTGGATACACAAGAGAGCCGCTCGAAAAATCAG GAGGCGGACTTGTTGATGAAGATTTTAGAAAGTTACATCCGAAGCAGAAAGTGA